Proteins encoded in a region of the Pelmatolapia mariae isolate MD_Pm_ZW linkage group LG16_19, Pm_UMD_F_2, whole genome shotgun sequence genome:
- the LOC134645531 gene encoding coiled-coil domain-containing protein 138-like isoform X1 produces the protein MNQHFKDADLNNTVEKPGQQYLERRKQVLHPKGTTTGTSDDFAQRLVLTGGSKELSKELKCYNRALHELFKAVANHPEHLHGSNEDLSADSTVVPLQESQVLFTETDVTLPSYLDGSSGSQETESDRELQWDFQFPNSCDSSSFALVKIYHEMMTIHKQLKAERQNQQQRERELHERERRLKRQEEAFLKLAEMKEMVHSRIVTIEEKHQHELSQLQDLLRERNKENKRLKSNFETIKELNDNMKKQLNEISERNKRLESQSKRVQARLENLQRKYEHNLATRSCNKGSIKSTECFNSCNKEKATASGKPNNKGSVTPSPLKLMAFLLEWVLDVTENKVEGVGRCLPLEVLLSERCLKVLPLLADQLHHTPLSEPKLLLNLLRLIYSALRHLDNSRQHVAPSATLQWIGEEVSKPAEDSDHPMKCSEAAGSWPLYRSPCPHTRILSVLIIFSTITQADVLSQALESLYRELMNEESRGLFIHYGGVQRLLSVLQGSRTGLNMPIDILMKLSEESCYLNSFLDACSCEEFFQTASLLLKNPHLDLPSLEKLSILLQKLSNIRKNHHLFELSSLHLQIEELHHKTKNTHTFLCLNLRSILHNIK, from the exons ATGAACCAACATTTCAAGGATGCCGACTTGAATAACACAGTGGAAAAGCCTGGGCAGCAATATTTGGAGAGGAGGAAGCAG GTTCTACATCCAAAGGGAACCACCACAGGAACCAGTGATG acttTGCACAAAGACTTGTTTTGACTGGTGGGTCCAAAGAGCTAAGCAAAGAGTTGAAATGCTACAACAGAGCTTTGCATGAACTGTTCAAAGCAGTCGCCAATCACCCTGAGCA TCTGCATGGCAGTAATGAGGACCTGAGTGCAGACTCCACAGTAGTCCCACTTCAGGAGTCTCAGGTGCTGTTTACAGAAACAG ATGTGACCTTGCCTTCCTATCTGGATGGTAGCTCTGGGTCCCAGGAAACTGAGAGTGACAGAGAGCTGCAGTGGGATTTCCAGTTTCCCAACTCATGTGACTCATCTTCCTTTGCACTAGTCAAGATTTACCATGAAATGATGACCATACACAAACAGCTAAAG GCAGAGCGACAAAATCAGCAGCAGCGGGAGAGAGAACTGCATGAGAGAGAAAGGAGGCTAAAACGGCAAGAAGAGGCTTTTCTGAAGCTGGCTGAGATGAAAGAGATGGTCCACAGTCGCATTGTGACTATAGAGGAG AAACACCAGCATGAACTGAGCCAGCTGCAGGACCTTCTTcgagagagaaacaaagaaaacaagaggCTTAAAAGCAATTTTGAGACAATCAAGGAGCTCAATGATAACATGAAGAAGCAG TTGAATGAGATCAGTGAACGAAATAAGAGGCTGGAGAGCCAATCCAAGAGGGTGCAGGCTCGGCTTGAAAATCTTCAG agGAAATATGAGCACAATTTAGCAACAAGAAGCTGCAACAAAGGGAGTATTAAGAGTACCGAGTGTTTTAATTCATGCAACAAGGAGAAAGCAACAGCTTCTGGAAAACCCAACAACAAG GGCAGCGTAACGCCCTCTCCACTGAAGCTCATGGCCTTTCTGCTGGAGTGGGTGCTTGATGTAACAGAAAACAAAGTGGAAGGTGTAGGCCGGTGTCTGCCTTTAGAGGTTCTGCTCAGCGAAAGATGCCTCAAG GTGCTGCCGTTATTAGCAGACCAGCTTCATCACACTCCTTTGTCAGAACCTAAGCTCCTCCTCAACCTGCTTCGCCTCATTTACTCTGCTTTGAGACACTTGGACAACAGCAGGCAG CATGTAGCACCATCTGCTACTCTGCAATGGATAGGAGAGGAAGTGTCAAAGCCTGCAGAAGATTCAGATCACCCTATGAAATGCTCTGAAGCAGCTGGAAGTTGGCCCCTTTACCGAAGCCCTTGTCCTCATACACGGATCCTTTCTGTCCTCATTATCTTCAGCACCATCACACAAG CTGATGTGCTGTCCCAGGCACTTGAAAGTCTCTATAGAGAACTGATGAATGAGGAGAGTCGAGGGCTGTTCATCCACTATGGAGGAGTGCAGAGGCTGCTTTCAGTGCTTCAGGGGAGTCGCACAGGGCTCAACATGCCTATAGACATTCTGATGAAACTCAGTGAAGAGTCCT GCTACTTAAATTCCTTTCTGGATGCATGTAGCTGTGAAGAGTTTTTCCAAACAGCTTCCTTGCTCCTTAAAAACCCTCATCTGGACCTCCCATCCTTGGAGAAGCTCTCCATCCTTCTGCAGAAGCTCTCCAACATCAG GAAGAACCACCATCTGTTTGAACTTTCCTCCCTGCATCTCCAAATAGAAGAGCTGCatcacaaaaccaaaaacacacacactttcctcTGCCTGAACCTTAGATCGATCCTCCACaacattaaataa
- the LOC134645531 gene encoding coiled-coil domain-containing protein 138-like isoform X2 has protein sequence MNQHFKDADLNNTVEKPGQQYLERRKQVLHPKGTTTGTSDDFAQRLVLTGGSKELSKELKCYNRALHELFKAVANHPEHLHGSNEDLSADSTVVPLQESQVLFTETDVTLPSYLDGSSGSQETESDRELQWDFQFPNSCDSSSFALVKIYHEMMTIHKQLKAERQNQQQRERELHERERRLKRQEEAFLKLAEMKEMVHSRIVTIEELNEISERNKRLESQSKRVQARLENLQRKYEHNLATRSCNKGSIKSTECFNSCNKEKATASGKPNNKGSVTPSPLKLMAFLLEWVLDVTENKVEGVGRCLPLEVLLSERCLKVLPLLADQLHHTPLSEPKLLLNLLRLIYSALRHLDNSRQHVAPSATLQWIGEEVSKPAEDSDHPMKCSEAAGSWPLYRSPCPHTRILSVLIIFSTITQADVLSQALESLYRELMNEESRGLFIHYGGVQRLLSVLQGSRTGLNMPIDILMKLSEESCYLNSFLDACSCEEFFQTASLLLKNPHLDLPSLEKLSILLQKLSNIRKNHHLFELSSLHLQIEELHHKTKNTHTFLCLNLRSILHNIK, from the exons ATGAACCAACATTTCAAGGATGCCGACTTGAATAACACAGTGGAAAAGCCTGGGCAGCAATATTTGGAGAGGAGGAAGCAG GTTCTACATCCAAAGGGAACCACCACAGGAACCAGTGATG acttTGCACAAAGACTTGTTTTGACTGGTGGGTCCAAAGAGCTAAGCAAAGAGTTGAAATGCTACAACAGAGCTTTGCATGAACTGTTCAAAGCAGTCGCCAATCACCCTGAGCA TCTGCATGGCAGTAATGAGGACCTGAGTGCAGACTCCACAGTAGTCCCACTTCAGGAGTCTCAGGTGCTGTTTACAGAAACAG ATGTGACCTTGCCTTCCTATCTGGATGGTAGCTCTGGGTCCCAGGAAACTGAGAGTGACAGAGAGCTGCAGTGGGATTTCCAGTTTCCCAACTCATGTGACTCATCTTCCTTTGCACTAGTCAAGATTTACCATGAAATGATGACCATACACAAACAGCTAAAG GCAGAGCGACAAAATCAGCAGCAGCGGGAGAGAGAACTGCATGAGAGAGAAAGGAGGCTAAAACGGCAAGAAGAGGCTTTTCTGAAGCTGGCTGAGATGAAAGAGATGGTCCACAGTCGCATTGTGACTATAGAGGAG TTGAATGAGATCAGTGAACGAAATAAGAGGCTGGAGAGCCAATCCAAGAGGGTGCAGGCTCGGCTTGAAAATCTTCAG agGAAATATGAGCACAATTTAGCAACAAGAAGCTGCAACAAAGGGAGTATTAAGAGTACCGAGTGTTTTAATTCATGCAACAAGGAGAAAGCAACAGCTTCTGGAAAACCCAACAACAAG GGCAGCGTAACGCCCTCTCCACTGAAGCTCATGGCCTTTCTGCTGGAGTGGGTGCTTGATGTAACAGAAAACAAAGTGGAAGGTGTAGGCCGGTGTCTGCCTTTAGAGGTTCTGCTCAGCGAAAGATGCCTCAAG GTGCTGCCGTTATTAGCAGACCAGCTTCATCACACTCCTTTGTCAGAACCTAAGCTCCTCCTCAACCTGCTTCGCCTCATTTACTCTGCTTTGAGACACTTGGACAACAGCAGGCAG CATGTAGCACCATCTGCTACTCTGCAATGGATAGGAGAGGAAGTGTCAAAGCCTGCAGAAGATTCAGATCACCCTATGAAATGCTCTGAAGCAGCTGGAAGTTGGCCCCTTTACCGAAGCCCTTGTCCTCATACACGGATCCTTTCTGTCCTCATTATCTTCAGCACCATCACACAAG CTGATGTGCTGTCCCAGGCACTTGAAAGTCTCTATAGAGAACTGATGAATGAGGAGAGTCGAGGGCTGTTCATCCACTATGGAGGAGTGCAGAGGCTGCTTTCAGTGCTTCAGGGGAGTCGCACAGGGCTCAACATGCCTATAGACATTCTGATGAAACTCAGTGAAGAGTCCT GCTACTTAAATTCCTTTCTGGATGCATGTAGCTGTGAAGAGTTTTTCCAAACAGCTTCCTTGCTCCTTAAAAACCCTCATCTGGACCTCCCATCCTTGGAGAAGCTCTCCATCCTTCTGCAGAAGCTCTCCAACATCAG GAAGAACCACCATCTGTTTGAACTTTCCTCCCTGCATCTCCAAATAGAAGAGCTGCatcacaaaaccaaaaacacacacactttcctcTGCCTGAACCTTAGATCGATCCTCCACaacattaaataa